One window from the genome of Breoghania sp. L-A4 encodes:
- the thpR gene encoding RNA 2',3'-cyclic phosphodiesterase translates to MPRLFTGLEMPAETAMMLSSLRGGLRNARWIDPENYHITLRFIGDIDDRTADEVAFALGRINRTPFEIRLGGLAAFGNKKPHSIYAAVAPNPQLAELQAEQERIIQRLGLPAERRKFIPHVTICRCKGSATADVARWLAMRGGFSAQPFIAGRFVLYSSKASTGGGPYLIEEAYPLAA, encoded by the coding sequence ATGCCGCGCTTGTTCACCGGTCTGGAAATGCCAGCCGAGACGGCTATGATGCTGTCGTCGCTGCGCGGCGGTCTGCGCAACGCGCGCTGGATCGATCCGGAAAACTATCACATCACATTGCGCTTCATCGGCGACATCGACGACCGAACGGCCGATGAGGTCGCCTTCGCGCTGGGCCGCATCAACCGCACGCCGTTCGAAATCCGGCTGGGCGGGCTGGCGGCTTTCGGCAACAAGAAGCCGCATTCGATCTATGCCGCCGTGGCGCCCAATCCGCAGCTCGCCGAACTGCAGGCCGAGCAGGAGCGGATCATCCAGCGGCTGGGCTTGCCGGCGGAGCGGCGCAAGTTCATCCCGCATGTGACGATCTGCCGGTGCAAGGGCAGCGCCACCGCCGACGTGGCGCGCTGGCTGGCGATGCGCGGCGGCTTCTCGGCCCAGCCGTTCATCGCCGGGCGCTTCGTGCTGTATTCGTCGAAGGCGTCGACCGGCGGCGGTCCCTATCTCATCGAGGAAGCCTACCCTCTGGCGGCATGA
- a CDS encoding aldo/keto reductase has translation MTPEMRKLGRTGLEVSSLCLGTMTWGEQNSEAEAHAQIDMARERGINFIDTAELYAIPPRPETQGRTEEIVGSWFKRTGRRDEVILATKIVGRSNFTWFRDGEREATLTPEQIEEAVNKSLRRLQTDYIDLYQVHWPDRTVSQFGSNATIWKSVEPAADEVPIEETLGKLGELVQAGKIRHVGLSNESAWGAMRYLQAADEMDLPRVASIQNAYSLINRTFEINLAEVAMREEVGLLAYSVLGQGYLTGKYRDGALPEGSRKKLFDRLQRYETPGSARAVNAYLDLAAAHGLDSAQMALAFAHSRPFVTSVILGATSLQQLSHDIDCTGVEVSEELEKAINAIHQNHGNPCP, from the coding sequence ATGACACCAGAAATGCGCAAACTCGGGCGCACCGGCCTGGAGGTCTCGAGCCTTTGCCTGGGCACGATGACCTGGGGCGAACAGAACTCCGAGGCCGAAGCCCATGCGCAAATCGACATGGCGCGCGAACGCGGCATCAATTTCATCGACACCGCCGAGCTTTACGCGATTCCGCCCAGGCCCGAGACGCAAGGGCGCACCGAGGAAATCGTCGGCAGCTGGTTCAAGCGCACCGGCCGCCGTGACGAGGTGATTCTGGCGACGAAGATTGTCGGCCGCTCGAACTTCACCTGGTTCCGCGACGGCGAGCGTGAGGCCACGCTGACACCGGAACAGATCGAGGAGGCCGTCAACAAGAGCCTGAGGCGGCTGCAGACGGACTATATCGATCTCTACCAGGTGCATTGGCCGGACCGGACCGTGTCGCAATTCGGCTCCAACGCGACCATCTGGAAGAGCGTCGAGCCGGCGGCCGACGAGGTTCCCATCGAGGAGACGCTCGGCAAGCTCGGCGAACTGGTGCAGGCGGGCAAGATCCGGCATGTCGGGCTGTCGAACGAAAGCGCCTGGGGCGCGATGCGCTACCTGCAGGCGGCCGACGAGATGGATCTGCCGCGCGTCGCCTCGATCCAGAACGCCTATTCGCTGATCAACAGGACTTTCGAGATCAATCTGGCCGAAGTCGCCATGCGCGAGGAGGTGGGCCTGCTGGCGTATTCGGTGCTCGGCCAAGGGTATCTCACCGGCAAGTACCGCGACGGCGCGCTGCCCGAGGGGTCGCGCAAGAAGCTGTTCGACCGGCTGCAGCGCTATGAGACGCCGGGCTCGGCCCGCGCCGTCAACGCCTATCTGGACCTGGCGGCCGCGCACGGCCTCGATTCCGCGCAGATGGCGCTGGCCTTCGCGCATTCGCGGCCCTTCGTCACCTCGGTGATTCTCGGCGCGACGTCGCTCCAACAGCTGTCGCATGATATCGACTGCACGGGTGTCGAGGTCAGCGAGGAGCTGGAAAAGGCGATCAATGCGATCCACCAGAACCACGGTAATCCCTGTCCTTAA
- a CDS encoding ABC transporter permease has protein sequence MSGAQSANRPGVMLALRFALRELRGGVKGFYVFIACIALGVAAIAGVASVSRALTEGIAGEGRTILGGDIAFSVVHRELDSDERAFLDAEGAVSSIATMRAMARAPETDDQALVEVKAIDDAYPLFGALELTSGGDVHALTGKNATGYDAVVDEALLVRLDLGIGDTIDIGRITLTVRDTIANEADKLAGGVDFGPRLMVSLDALRASGLLQPGSLVRWHYRLKLNRANETASLDATDMVSDTRLEGVIAEAREKFPTAGWRIRSRANAAPGLQRSIRRFTQFLTLVGLTALVVGGVGVANAVRAFLDTKRPVIATFKCLGAPGSFVFIVYLAQITMLAGAGILIGLVLGAILPFAAGIALEQVLPVQVINGIYPAELGLGLIYGLLTALAFALWPLGRAHDVPPSALFRDQPGEGKAWPRKRYIAATAATVLALAILAVALAYDRYIALIYVGASSTAFVLLVLVGRGIMAAARKIPHVHATEWRLAIANIHRPGALTPSVVLSLGLGLTLLVALTLIDGNLRQQLGTTIAQKAPSFFFVDIQNTEKPAFDALLAREAPEAIRQGAPMLRGRLVKLKGVSTEDIEAPPSAAWVLRGDRGITYAETVPENSRLVAGEWWGKDYSGEPLVSFEAELAGELGLAIGDTVTVNVLGREITARIANTRIVEWESLAINFVMVFSPNTFAGAPHSHLATVTWEEPVTTAREIDLLKAVTAAFPTVTGVRVKDAIDQVNALVAQLAWAIRAASSITLISSIMVLAGALAAGHKSRIHDAIILKTLGATRARLIAAYAIEYAALGLVTALFGVIAGSIAAWFVVARLMDASFTIQPAAAVAAAVIALVLSVSLGLIGTWRVLGEKPATVLRNL, from the coding sequence ATGAGCGGCGCGCAGTCGGCCAACCGTCCCGGCGTGATGCTCGCCCTGCGCTTCGCGCTGCGCGAATTGCGCGGCGGCGTGAAGGGCTTTTACGTCTTCATCGCCTGTATCGCGCTCGGCGTGGCGGCGATCGCCGGCGTCGCCTCCGTGTCACGCGCGCTGACGGAAGGCATTGCCGGCGAAGGCCGCACGATTCTGGGCGGCGACATCGCCTTTTCCGTCGTCCACCGGGAACTCGACTCCGACGAACGCGCGTTTCTCGACGCCGAGGGCGCTGTCTCCTCCATCGCGACGATGCGCGCCATGGCGCGGGCGCCGGAGACCGACGACCAGGCGCTGGTCGAAGTCAAGGCGATCGATGACGCCTATCCGCTCTTCGGCGCGCTGGAACTCACCTCCGGCGGTGACGTCCACGCGCTCACGGGCAAGAACGCCACCGGCTACGACGCGGTTGTCGACGAGGCGCTGCTCGTCCGGCTCGATCTCGGGATCGGCGACACGATCGACATCGGCCGCATCACGCTGACCGTACGCGACACCATCGCGAATGAGGCCGACAAGCTTGCCGGCGGCGTCGATTTCGGGCCGCGCCTGATGGTGTCGCTTGACGCCTTGCGCGCCTCCGGCCTGCTCCAGCCGGGCTCGCTGGTCCGCTGGCATTACCGGTTGAAGCTGAACCGCGCCAATGAGACCGCCTCATTGGACGCCACCGACATGGTCTCCGACACACGACTCGAAGGCGTGATAGCGGAGGCGCGCGAAAAATTCCCCACCGCCGGCTGGCGCATCCGCTCGCGCGCCAACGCCGCACCCGGGCTGCAGCGCAGCATTCGCCGCTTCACGCAATTTCTCACGCTCGTCGGCCTGACGGCCCTGGTCGTGGGTGGCGTCGGCGTCGCCAACGCCGTGCGCGCCTTCCTCGACACCAAGCGGCCGGTGATTGCCACCTTCAAGTGTCTCGGCGCGCCGGGCTCCTTCGTCTTCATCGTCTATCTGGCGCAGATCACCATGTTGGCGGGCGCAGGTATCCTCATCGGCCTCGTGCTCGGCGCCATTCTGCCGTTCGCCGCCGGCATCGCTCTGGAGCAGGTGCTGCCTGTTCAGGTAATCAACGGAATCTATCCGGCCGAACTCGGGCTCGGTCTCATCTACGGGCTGCTGACCGCGCTGGCCTTCGCGCTCTGGCCTTTGGGCCGCGCCCATGACGTGCCGCCCAGCGCGCTGTTTCGCGATCAGCCGGGCGAAGGCAAGGCGTGGCCACGCAAGCGCTATATCGCCGCAACCGCGGCGACCGTTCTGGCGCTGGCCATCCTTGCCGTTGCGCTTGCCTACGATCGATACATCGCCCTGATCTACGTGGGCGCCTCCTCCACGGCCTTCGTACTTCTGGTGCTGGTTGGCCGCGGCATCATGGCCGCCGCGCGCAAGATCCCGCATGTGCACGCCACCGAATGGCGGCTGGCCATCGCCAACATCCATCGTCCCGGCGCGCTGACGCCCTCGGTCGTGCTGTCGCTGGGTCTCGGACTGACGCTTCTGGTGGCGCTGACGCTGATCGATGGCAACCTGCGCCAGCAACTCGGCACGACCATCGCGCAAAAGGCCCCCAGCTTCTTCTTTGTCGACATCCAGAACACGGAGAAGCCGGCCTTCGACGCCTTGCTGGCCCGCGAGGCGCCCGAAGCCATCCGCCAGGGCGCGCCCATGCTGCGCGGCCGGCTGGTGAAGCTGAAGGGCGTGTCGACCGAGGACATCGAGGCGCCGCCGTCCGCCGCCTGGGTGCTGCGCGGCGACCGCGGCATCACCTATGCCGAAACCGTGCCGGAAAACTCGCGGCTGGTGGCGGGAGAATGGTGGGGCAAGGATTATTCCGGCGAGCCGCTGGTGTCGTTTGAGGCCGAACTCGCCGGTGAGCTGGGTCTCGCCATCGGCGACACGGTGACCGTCAACGTGCTGGGCCGCGAAATCACCGCCAGGATCGCCAACACGCGCATCGTCGAGTGGGAAAGCCTGGCGATCAACTTCGTCATGGTGTTCTCGCCCAACACGTTTGCCGGCGCGCCGCATTCGCATCTCGCCACCGTGACCTGGGAGGAGCCGGTTACCACCGCGCGCGAGATCGACCTTCTGAAGGCCGTCACCGCCGCCTTCCCGACGGTCACCGGCGTGCGCGTCAAGGACGCCATCGACCAGGTCAACGCGCTGGTCGCACAGCTCGCGTGGGCCATCCGCGCCGCCTCCTCGATCACCCTGATCTCCAGCATCATGGTGCTCGCCGGCGCGCTAGCCGCCGGACACAAGAGCCGCATCCACGACGCCATCATCCTCAAGACGCTGGGGGCGACGCGGGCGCGGCTGATCGCGGCCTATGCCATCGAATACGCCGCGCTTGGCCTGGTCACGGCGCTGTTCGGCGTCATCGCCGGATCGATCGCGGCCTGGTTCGTGGTGGCGCGGCTGATGGACGCGAGTTTCACCATCCAGCCGGCGGCTGCCGTCGCCGCCGCCGTCATCGCCCTGGTGCTGTCCGTCAGCCTGGGGCTGATCGGCACCTGGCGGGTGCTGGGTGAGAAACCCGCAACCGTGCTGAGGAATCTCTAA
- a CDS encoding Bax inhibitor-1/YccA family protein — MSTFDRNQTARYAATRAEAGVYDEGLRSYMLSVYNYMALGLGITGLAALGAFILSVTSDPAAGVAQLPNGMMLTSFGYALFASPLKWVVILAPLAMVFFLSARINKMSVGAAQGTFWLYAALVGISLSSIFLVYTHGSIARVFFITAASFGGLSLFGYTTKKDLSGWGSFLFMGLIGIIIASVVNIFLASSAMQFAISVIGVLVFAGLTAYDTQQIKEMYHEGDSELVAGRKSIMGALRLYLDFINLFIMLLSLFGNRE, encoded by the coding sequence ATGTCGACCTTCGACCGTAATCAGACTGCACGTTACGCAGCCACACGTGCCGAGGCCGGCGTCTATGACGAAGGTCTGCGGAGCTATATGCTCAGCGTCTACAATTATATGGCACTTGGCCTGGGCATCACCGGCCTTGCCGCGCTGGGCGCCTTCATCCTGTCCGTCACCAGTGATCCGGCCGCTGGCGTAGCGCAGTTGCCCAACGGCATGATGCTGACCAGCTTCGGCTACGCGCTGTTCGCAAGCCCGCTGAAATGGGTGGTGATCCTGGCGCCGCTCGCCATGGTGTTCTTCCTCTCCGCGCGCATCAACAAGATGAGCGTCGGCGCGGCCCAGGGCACCTTCTGGCTTTACGCGGCTCTGGTCGGCATTTCTCTGTCGTCGATCTTCCTCGTCTACACCCACGGCTCCATCGCCCGGGTGTTCTTCATCACCGCAGCCTCCTTCGGCGGTCTCAGCCTCTTCGGCTACACCACCAAGAAGGATCTGTCGGGCTGGGGTTCGTTCCTGTTCATGGGCCTGATCGGCATCATCATCGCCTCGGTCGTCAACATCTTCCTGGCGTCGTCCGCCATGCAGTTCGCCATCTCGGTGATCGGCGTGCTGGTGTTCGCCGGCCTCACGGCCTACGACACCCAGCAGATCAAGGAAATGTACCACGAGGGCGACAGCGAGCTGGTCGCCGGCCGCAAGTCCATCATGGGCGCGCTGCGCCTCTACCTCGACTTCATCAACCTGTTCATCATGCTGCTGTCGCTGTTCGGCAACCGCGAATAG
- a CDS encoding GNAT family N-acetyltransferase, with amino-acid sequence MSHSIRPAAPADIPAITAIYAHAVTHGTASFELTPPNETEMRRRFDALMASHHPYLVFEDDGVVLGYAYAGPHRPRPAYRWAVESSIYIAPERQGMGIGKALLAALVDEATVRGFRQMIGVVGDSTHAASIRLHEAAGFEVIGTVKNVGRKFDRWLDIVMLQRALGDGAKTPPER; translated from the coding sequence ATGTCCCACAGCATCCGTCCCGCCGCGCCCGCCGACATCCCGGCGATCACCGCAATCTACGCGCATGCCGTCACCCACGGCACCGCCAGCTTCGAGCTGACGCCGCCGAATGAGACCGAAATGCGCCGCCGGTTCGACGCGCTGATGGCGAGCCACCACCCCTATCTGGTCTTTGAGGATGACGGCGTCGTGCTGGGCTACGCCTACGCCGGCCCGCACCGCCCCCGGCCGGCCTATCGCTGGGCGGTGGAAAGCTCGATCTACATAGCGCCCGAGCGTCAGGGCATGGGAATCGGCAAGGCGCTACTCGCGGCGCTGGTCGACGAGGCAACAGTGCGCGGCTTCCGCCAGATGATCGGCGTCGTCGGCGACAGCACCCATGCCGCCTCCATCCGGCTGCATGAGGCGGCGGGTTTCGAGGTCATCGGCACGGTGAAGAACGTCGGCCGCAAATTCGACCGCTGGCTCGATATCGTCATGCTGCAGCGCGCGCTGGGAGACGGTGCGAAGACCCCGCCCGAACGCTGA
- a CDS encoding IS110 family transposase encodes MQGQIQPQTPGAQPVYVGIDVCKDHLDIHLHPLGHGLRLANDRDGVSRLKRLLARHDVARVVLEPTASYHRLVHRSLAQAGWPVAVVNPLRARLFAEVLGSRAKTDRVDAKMLAILGATLAPQATPPAPEALEELRELVHARAAATQERTALANRLTASRVAVLKAELRRLLAGLDRHIARLAREIGRRITDDPGLARRQAILTSIPGIGATVAAVLIADMSELGQLDRHACASLAGVAPLANDSGDIRGPRHIRGGRAMPRRALYWAALSAARYNPDLAAFYKRLRDNAKKPKVALTAVMRKLIILANTLLKEDRLWTPKHA; translated from the coding sequence ATGCAAGGCCAGATCCAGCCGCAAACACCCGGCGCACAGCCAGTCTACGTCGGCATCGACGTCTGTAAAGACCATCTCGACATCCACCTGCATCCCCTCGGGCACGGCCTGAGGCTCGCCAACGACCGCGACGGCGTGAGCCGGCTGAAGCGGCTGCTGGCCCGACACGACGTCGCGCGCGTCGTGCTGGAGCCGACGGCCAGCTACCATCGGCTCGTCCACCGCTCGCTGGCCCAGGCCGGCTGGCCGGTGGCGGTCGTCAACCCGCTGCGCGCGCGGCTGTTCGCCGAAGTCCTCGGCAGCCGCGCCAAGACCGACCGCGTCGACGCGAAAATGCTGGCGATCCTCGGCGCGACGCTGGCCCCCCAGGCCACGCCGCCGGCGCCTGAAGCGCTCGAGGAACTGCGGGAGCTGGTGCATGCGCGCGCCGCCGCGACCCAGGAGCGCACCGCGCTCGCCAACCGGCTGACGGCCAGCCGCGTCGCCGTCCTCAAGGCCGAGCTCAGGCGGCTGCTGGCCGGCCTCGACAGGCACATCGCGCGGCTGGCCCGCGAGATCGGGCGCCGCATCACCGACGATCCGGGGCTGGCGCGGCGCCAGGCCATCCTCACCTCGATCCCCGGCATCGGCGCCACCGTCGCCGCCGTGCTGATCGCCGACATGTCCGAGCTCGGCCAGCTCGACCGCCACGCCTGCGCCAGCCTGGCCGGCGTCGCCCCCCTCGCCAACGACAGCGGCGACATCCGGGGACCGCGCCACATCAGGGGCGGCCGCGCCATGCCCCGCCGCGCGCTCTATTGGGCAGCGCTGTCCGCCGCCAGGTACAATCCCGACCTCGCCGCCTTCTACAAACGCCTGCGCGACAACGCCAAAAAACCCAAGGTCGCCCTCACCGCCGTCATGCGAAAGCTCATCATCCTCGCCAACACCCTGCTCAAGGAGGACCGACTGTGGACCCCAAAACACGCTTGA
- a CDS encoding arylesterase, which translates to MITLAALPGAARADALRILALGDSLTAGYGLGPGEGFPARLEAALRDRGYDVTVIDAGVSGDTASAAQARLEWSLGEGADAAIVELGGNDALRGLPPESTKKALGQIIEALQARDIPVLLAGMRAPPNLGPRYGETFDAIFPTLAKKYDILFYPFFLDGVAAEPDLNQADGIHPTAEGIEIIVQRIIPSVEALLDRAKSR; encoded by the coding sequence GTGATCACTCTGGCCGCCCTTCCCGGTGCGGCCAGGGCCGATGCCCTCCGCATTCTGGCGCTGGGCGACAGCCTCACCGCCGGATACGGGCTTGGTCCGGGCGAGGGGTTCCCGGCGCGGCTGGAAGCGGCGCTGAGGGACCGGGGATACGACGTCACGGTGATCGACGCCGGCGTGTCCGGCGACACGGCGAGTGCGGCTCAGGCGCGGCTGGAGTGGTCGCTGGGCGAGGGCGCGGACGCGGCGATCGTCGAGCTTGGCGGCAACGATGCACTTCGCGGGCTGCCGCCGGAGAGCACCAAAAAGGCGCTCGGGCAGATCATCGAAGCGCTGCAAGCGCGGGACATTCCGGTGCTGCTGGCGGGCATGCGGGCGCCGCCGAATCTCGGGCCGCGTTACGGCGAGACGTTCGACGCGATCTTCCCCACCCTTGCAAAAAAGTACGACATCCTTTTTTATCCATTCTTCCTGGACGGGGTCGCGGCGGAGCCGGATCTCAATCAGGCCGACGGCATCCATCCCACCGCCGAAGGCATCGAGATTATCGTTCAAAGGATTATTCCCAGCGTCGAGGCGCTGCTCGACCGGGCGAAAAGCCGCTGA
- the recQ gene encoding DNA helicase RecQ encodes MLTESRPLPDLDAAATPIGVLRDIFGYAAFRAGQEEIIDLLVERTSTLAVMPTGAGKSLCYQIPAVLGERPTIVVSPLLALIDDQVAGLRANGVEAAGIHSGHSRDKNIEEWRKVTSGRAKLLYMSPERLMTPRMLSAIGRLEPGLFVVDEAHCISKWGPSFRPEYEQLSRLGELFPGATIAAFTATADNATRIDIAQKLFRGEGRTIVHGFDRPNLTLAVAPKADWKKQLLAFLEDKRGHSGIVYCLSRRLTEEVAAFLKAEGMKAIAYHAGQPSEERKANQDRFMSEDAVVMTATIAFGMGIDKPDIRYVCHLNLPGSMEAYYQEIGRAGRDGMPAETLMLYGLDDIRMRRQFIENDGEDDMHKLREHKRLDALLAYCEVASCRRDALLTYFDDSCEPCGNCDNCIDPPKMLDGTELARLLFAAIQETGQAFGAAHVIDVIRGSENQKITERRHDTLSTYGAGKAQPKSFWQSFIRQALAGGFLSVNLQKYGCLELTKRAQGVMTRGHPFQYRHVSMPTKAEKSARSRAVPDSLSERDGELLGALKSLRLDLARERNVPAYVVFPDATLIEMARARPASLDELSGINGVGPKKLGEYGEKFIEAIAEGA; translated from the coding sequence GTGCTGACCGAATCACGCCCACTGCCCGATCTCGACGCCGCCGCCACCCCGATCGGGGTGCTGCGCGACATTTTCGGCTATGCCGCCTTCCGCGCCGGCCAGGAAGAGATCATCGATCTGCTGGTGGAGCGGACCAGCACGCTCGCGGTCATGCCGACGGGCGCGGGCAAGTCGCTGTGCTACCAGATCCCCGCCGTCCTCGGCGAGCGCCCGACCATCGTCGTCTCGCCGCTGCTGGCGCTGATCGACGACCAGGTGGCGGGCCTGCGCGCCAACGGGGTCGAGGCCGCCGGCATCCATTCGGGTCACTCGCGCGACAAGAACATCGAGGAATGGCGCAAGGTCACCTCCGGCCGCGCCAAGCTGCTGTACATGTCGCCGGAACGGCTGATGACGCCGCGCATGCTTTCCGCGATCGGCAGGCTCGAACCCGGGCTCTTCGTCGTCGACGAGGCGCACTGCATCTCCAAGTGGGGACCGAGCTTCCGGCCCGAATACGAGCAGCTCTCGAGGCTGGGCGAGCTGTTCCCCGGCGCCACGATCGCGGCGTTTACCGCCACCGCCGACAACGCCACCCGCATCGACATCGCGCAAAAACTGTTCAGGGGCGAGGGCCGCACCATCGTGCATGGCTTCGACCGCCCCAACCTGACGCTCGCTGTCGCCCCCAAGGCCGACTGGAAGAAGCAGCTACTGGCCTTTCTCGAGGACAAGCGCGGCCATTCCGGGATCGTCTATTGCCTGTCGCGGCGGCTGACCGAGGAAGTGGCGGCGTTTCTCAAGGCCGAGGGCATGAAGGCCATCGCCTATCACGCCGGCCAGCCATCCGAGGAGCGCAAGGCCAACCAGGACCGCTTTATGAGCGAGGACGCGGTGGTGATGACCGCGACCATCGCCTTCGGCATGGGCATCGACAAGCCGGACATCCGTTATGTCTGCCACCTCAACCTGCCCGGCTCCATGGAAGCCTATTATCAGGAGATCGGCCGCGCCGGGCGCGACGGCATGCCGGCCGAGACCCTGATGCTCTACGGGCTCGACGACATCCGCATGCGCCGCCAGTTCATCGAGAACGACGGCGAGGACGACATGCACAAGCTGCGCGAGCACAAGCGGCTGGACGCGCTGCTGGCCTATTGCGAGGTGGCGTCATGCCGCCGCGATGCGCTGCTGACCTATTTCGACGATTCCTGCGAGCCTTGTGGCAATTGCGACAATTGCATCGATCCGCCAAAGATGCTCGACGGCACGGAGCTGGCGCGGCTGCTGTTCGCCGCCATCCAGGAGACCGGCCAGGCGTTCGGCGCCGCCCATGTGATCGACGTGATCCGCGGCTCGGAAAACCAGAAGATCACCGAGCGCCGGCACGATACCCTGAGCACCTACGGCGCGGGCAAGGCGCAGCCCAAGTCGTTCTGGCAGTCGTTCATCCGGCAGGCGCTGGCGGGCGGTTTCCTGTCCGTCAACCTGCAGAAATACGGCTGCCTGGAGCTCACCAAACGCGCCCAGGGCGTGATGACCCGCGGCCATCCGTTCCAGTACCGCCATGTCAGCATGCCGACGAAGGCGGAAAAAAGCGCCCGCAGCCGCGCCGTCCCCGACAGCCTGTCAGAACGCGATGGCGAATTGCTGGGCGCGCTGAAATCCCTGCGCCTGGATCTGGCGCGCGAACGCAATGTGCCCGCCTATGTGGTGTTCCCCGACGCGACACTGATCGAAATGGCGCGCGCGCGCCCCGCATCCCTCGACGAACTGTCCGGCATCAACGGCGTCGGCCCCAAGAAGCTCGGCGAATACGGCGAAAAATTCATCGAGGCCATCGCCGAGGGCGCGTGA
- a CDS encoding DUF2794 domain-containing protein — MSEIDDSPVARGGPASLAAATASQHTSSAARPATLPSAPVPAPPAAPRIAFNRQELAQILRVYGRNVAAGEWRDYAIDFHKDKAIFSVFRHTSEVPLYRIEKDPKNARKQGAYSVLAAGGMILKRGRDLETVLRVLDRKRHLRVV; from the coding sequence ATGAGCGAAATCGACGATAGTCCGGTGGCGCGCGGCGGGCCGGCGTCCCTCGCCGCGGCAACCGCCAGCCAGCATACGAGTTCCGCCGCACGGCCCGCCACACTTCCCTCCGCCCCTGTCCCCGCACCGCCCGCTGCCCCGCGCATCGCTTTCAACCGGCAGGAGCTTGCGCAGATTCTCAGGGTCTACGGGCGCAATGTCGCCGCCGGCGAGTGGCGCGACTACGCGATCGATTTCCACAAGGACAAGGCGATCTTCTCGGTGTTCCGCCACACCAGCGAGGTGCCGCTGTACCGCATCGAGAAGGATCCGAAGAACGCGCGCAAGCAGGGCGCCTATTCGGTGCTGGCGGCGGGCGGCATGATTCTCAAGCGCGGCCGCGATCTGGAAACCGTGCTGCGGGTTCTGGACAGGAAGCGTCACCTGCGGGTGGTCTGA
- a CDS encoding endonuclease domain-containing protein, which translates to MLPFARRLRRSQTEAEARLWHRLRNRQLGGWKFRRQVPVDRFVADFLCEDARLIVELDGGQHAERLAEDAERTAVLEACGYRVARYWNPEIFDNIDGVLEDILAHLEKR; encoded by the coding sequence ATGCTGCCCTTCGCGCGCCGATTGCGGCGCAGCCAGACCGAGGCGGAAGCGCGGCTATGGCATCGGCTGCGCAACCGCCAGCTCGGAGGCTGGAAGTTTCGGCGTCAGGTGCCCGTGGATCGCTTTGTTGCGGACTTTCTGTGCGAGGACGCGCGGCTGATCGTGGAGCTGGATGGCGGGCAGCATGCCGAGCGCCTCGCCGAGGATGCGGAGCGCACGGCTGTGCTCGAAGCATGCGGCTATCGGGTCGCGCGTTACTGGAATCCGGAAATTTTTGATAACATCGACGGCGTGCTCGAGGACATTCTGGCGCACCTCGAAAAACGGTGA
- a CDS encoding ABC transporter ATP-binding protein: MDQTTPITERDPSRAVRLRDVHLSLGTGAARVHILRGVDLDIASGSSLGIVGPSGSGKSTLLMVMAGLERCDAGQVGVAEQELTGLSEDALARFRGRHVGIVFQSFHLIPNMTALENVAVPLELTGDRDAFAKARAELEAVGLGERLSHYPAQMSGGEQQRVAIARALVPSPTILIADEPTGNLDEKTGRQIVDLMFKAQETRGMTLVLVTHDRSLADRCQRTIRMRSGVIDTSPLETASEHHASAAGA, from the coding sequence GTGGACCAGACGACGCCGATCACCGAACGCGATCCGAGCCGGGCCGTCCGCCTGCGCGACGTGCATCTGAGCCTGGGCACGGGCGCCGCCCGCGTGCACATTCTCAGGGGCGTCGATCTCGACATAGCCTCCGGCAGTTCGCTGGGCATCGTCGGCCCGTCGGGCTCGGGCAAGTCGACGCTGTTGATGGTCATGGCCGGTCTCGAACGCTGCGACGCGGGTCAGGTCGGCGTCGCCGAGCAGGAGCTGACGGGGCTGAGCGAGGATGCGCTGGCCCGGTTCCGCGGCCGCCACGTGGGTATCGTCTTCCAGTCGTTTCATCTCATCCCCAACATGACGGCGCTGGAAAACGTCGCCGTGCCGCTCGAGCTCACGGGCGACCGCGACGCTTTCGCCAAGGCGCGCGCCGAACTCGAGGCCGTGGGCCTGGGAGAGCGCCTGTCGCATTATCCCGCGCAAATGTCGGGCGGTGAACAGCAGCGCGTCGCGATCGCCCGCGCGCTTGTGCCCTCGCCGACGATCCTCATTGCGGACGAGCCGACGGGAAATCTCGACGAGAAGACCGGCCGCCAGATCGTCGATCTCATGTTCAAGGCTCAGGAGACCCGCGGCATGACCCTGGTGCTGGTCACGCATGACCGCTCGCTGGCCGACCGCTGTCAGCGCACCATCCGCATGCGCTCGGGCGTCATCGACACAAGCCCGCTTGAGACCGCGTCTGAGCATCACGCCTCGGCGGCCGGCGCATGA